One window of Rasiella rasia genomic DNA carries:
- a CDS encoding Nramp family divalent metal transporter yields the protein MIAKLRKLGPGCLFAGAAIGVSHLVQSTRAGADFGFGLLWALLLINAVKYPFFEYGSRYATATGKSLLHGYKKLGKGVLIAYFILTFATMFTIQTAVTIVTAGIASSLFGGSIVLWTAIITGICLSILVIGKYKVLDSLMKVIVICLTISTLIAVILATGSVETVDFSQTFPTEAAAVGFLIAFMGWMPAPLDISVWHSVWTVEKIKLDPSIDAKQSRFDFNVGYVVTTLLAICFLALGALVMFGSGESFSSAGGAFANQLIALYTNGLGENTKLIIGIAALTTMFSTSLTTLDGSPRVMHLSSEILTGKTYTKGYIMWLLVLAFGTLLIFFFFLSEMGLLVKIATVLSFLTAPFYAIINYALLNGKHTPENARPSHRMRLFSLLGITVLFGFSAWYISTLF from the coding sequence TTGATTGCAAAATTACGAAAGCTCGGGCCTGGATGTCTTTTTGCTGGTGCTGCCATAGGCGTATCACACTTAGTTCAATCTACACGAGCAGGGGCCGATTTTGGTTTTGGACTTTTATGGGCCTTGCTACTCATTAACGCCGTAAAGTATCCTTTTTTCGAATATGGTTCTAGGTATGCTACGGCTACAGGCAAAAGTCTCCTTCATGGGTATAAAAAATTAGGCAAAGGGGTCTTAATAGCCTATTTCATCTTAACCTTTGCCACAATGTTTACCATTCAAACTGCGGTTACCATTGTAACCGCAGGTATTGCAAGCTCACTATTTGGAGGTAGTATTGTATTATGGACTGCCATTATTACTGGGATTTGCTTAAGTATTTTGGTTATCGGAAAATATAAGGTATTAGACAGTCTCATGAAAGTGATTGTAATATGCCTCACCATAAGCACACTTATTGCCGTTATTTTAGCCACTGGGTCTGTAGAAACTGTAGATTTTTCGCAGACATTCCCCACCGAAGCAGCCGCGGTTGGTTTTTTAATTGCGTTTATGGGTTGGATGCCAGCTCCACTCGATATTTCGGTATGGCATAGCGTATGGACTGTAGAAAAGATAAAACTAGACCCATCGATAGACGCAAAACAATCGCGTTTCGATTTCAATGTTGGTTACGTGGTGACCACGCTCTTAGCTATTTGCTTTTTAGCCTTGGGAGCTCTTGTGATGTTTGGCAGTGGCGAAAGCTTCTCTAGCGCAGGCGGTGCGTTTGCCAATCAGCTTATTGCACTATACACCAACGGACTAGGAGAAAATACCAAGCTTATTATTGGTATTGCTGCTTTAACTACAATGTTTAGCACCTCCCTTACCACATTAGACGGTTCTCCACGAGTGATGCATCTTTCTTCGGAAATTTTAACTGGCAAGACCTATACGAAAGGATATATAATGTGGCTATTAGTTTTAGCATTTGGAACCTTATTGATTTTCTTCTTTTTCCTATCTGAAATGGGACTACTTGTAAAAATTGCAACTGTACTTTCGTTTCTTACAGCTCCATTTTACGCCATTATAAACTATGCACTTCTCAATGGAAAGCATACCCCTGAAAACGCACGCCCCTCTCATCGAATGCGTTTATTTAGCCTTTTAGGTATCACAGTTCTTTTTGGTTTTAGCGCATGGTATATTAGCACCTTATTTTAG